CACCCTCCCCCCACACCGGTGAAGCACCACCGGTCAAGCACTCCCGGCCAAGCACCACCGGTCAAGCGCCACCGCACCACCGATACAGCACCGATCGTCACCGGGCCCATGACGGCGAGCCGACGCACCCCGCGTCCCGTCCGGTCCGGCGAACCTTCCGACGGCCGCCCGGCCCCCGCGCAGGCTCCGCCGGGCGCTGAGCCGCAGTCACCAGAAAGGGCAAGTCGATGCGCACCACCCCCGCCAGAACCCGCCTCTCGCCTCGTCTGCGCGCCGCCTTCGTGGCGCTCCTGATCGCCGGTACCAGCGGCACCGCCGTCGCCGCGACCAGCGGCACGGCCGTCGCCGGCGGCCCCGCGCACGCCGCGCCGAGCAAGGACACGACCCAGTTCAAGGGCGTGAACTGGGCCGACCCGCGTGACAACTTCGCCGACGACCCGGTCGTCCTGTCCGGCCTGTCGACCTCCGACGGCTACGCCCGGACCTACGCCAAGGCGAGCCGGATCATCTCGGCGTTCCGCGCGAACCTCGGCGCCAACACCGTCCGGCTGCCGATCAACCCGTACACGGTCAACGGCTCGTACTGGAAGTCCTACCGCGGGGTCATCGACGCCGCCTCGGACAAGGGCTTCAAGGTCATCGTCTCCTACTGGGAGGGCACGGGCGCCCGCAAGGACGGCTTCATCGACGACCCCGCCACCTACTGGCCCATGTGGAACACGGTGGTCAAGACCTACAAGAACGACAAGCAGGTCTACTTCGAGCCGATGAACGAGCCCCACGGCTACACCGACACCGAGTGGGCCGACATCGCGGCGAAGTGGCTGGCCACC
This portion of the Streptomyces mirabilis genome encodes:
- a CDS encoding glycoside hydrolase family 5 protein — its product is MRTTPARTRLSPRLRAAFVALLIAGTSGTAVAATSGTAVAGGPAHAAPSKDTTQFKGVNWADPRDNFADDPVVLSGLSTSDGYARTYAKASRIISAFRANLGANTVRLPINPYTVNGSYWKSYRGVIDAASDKGFKVIVSYWEGTGARKDGFIDDPATYWPMWNTVVKTYKNDKQVYFEPMNEPHGYTDTEWADIAAKWLATYPSVPRDRVFVSGAGYNDHVTSVCADPRLKGTYLSLHHYGFWKDYATYDQWVSDLKERIGDCASRTVADEFGAPMTTGLDYNKPDASNNYVNYVQAVTDTFRQLKMGSVYWPGLRTDDTYSLQTLTGDPARPWLATTNQSGADRLAWAWGRGKPVQP